GGCCAACGAACCGGGCAGTCTGGGCTCGGTCTCGACCATCATCGGCAAGAACCAAGGCAACATAAGCAACCTGAAGATCACCAATCGCTCCATGGACTTCTTCGAGATGCTGATCGACGTGGAGGTTTCCGACGTCAAGCACCTCACGAACATCATCGCCGCCCTGCGCGCCACGCCGGTGATCACCTCGGTGGAAAGGGCGCGCGCGTGAACCGGAAAACTTGCCGACAGGGGGGCGTGATGCGCGGCAGGGTCCCGGCTCCGGGGCAGGTCTGAGCCGCCTTTAAGACCAGCCCGCCCGCGAAAGAAGCCATGTTCAAACGCCGCAACCCGCAACCCCTCTATCTTCGGATCAAGGATCTGATCTGGCCGGCCCGCGGCTTTCACCGCTCTAGCCAGTACATCGCCCACCGCCTGCGGCGCCTGCCCGGCACGCCGCACCGCATCGCCGCCGGCTTCGCCTCGGGCGCGGCTCTTTCCTTCACGCCCTTCGTCGGCTTCCATTTCGCCTTCGCGGCGCTGATCTGCCTGCCGATGCGCGGCAACATCCTGGCCGCCGCGCTGGGGACGGCGGTCGGCAATCCGGCGACTTTTCCCTTCATTTGGGCCTGGCTCTACACTTCG
Above is a genomic segment from Kiloniellales bacterium containing:
- a CDS encoding DUF2062 domain-containing protein, giving the protein MFKRRNPQPLYLRIKDLIWPARGFHRSSQYIAHRLRRLPGTPHRIAAGFASGAALSFTPFVGFHFAFAALICLPMRGNILAAALGTAVGNPATFPFIWAWLYTSGHWMLGRSVTEPLNIQFDLDFVITHFWDVFWPMTLAGIPTASLAWFAFFFPVRRAVREYQRARRWRIRRKVKKRHDQVTAKRGAEFAEGLVTRESRVEGRRQP